From Aspergillus luchuensis IFO 4308 DNA, chromosome 2, nearly complete sequence:
TTGCGGAAACTCTCAACTCCAAGCGTTGGTGTTTCAACCATGCGATCGCAGGGCACGCCTTCGTCTCGTCTCCGGGCGAAGAAGCTATCACATTCGGATACAATTTGTGCCCACTCCGCAAGAGCCCTTCCTGCGTATTTACTGGCTGCGAGTTTATCATTCATCGCAAGACTGATATCAAGATCATTGGACTGCTTTTCTGACTCTGTACTGTCGTCTGTTCGGGCGTCTTGTTCGTCTGATTCGGGTGCACCTTGAGGGTCATAACtctcatcgtcgtcttctcCCTCCGCCGCTGAAACGTATTCGGATAACGTCTCACAATCATCCCGCTTATTCAGAGATTTTCGGAGCTGCAAGTGCAGCTGCGACCCCACGGGAAGACAGGGAGTGTAGAGACGTTTGTTCTTGCTAGGCCACTGAGGCCGATCCATCCACTCTAGCGAGAATTTGAACGAGTAGGGTTGGTGTGCAGTCTTGGGCCGACTCAGCTCCCCAGATTGGTTCTGGGGCTGCCATTGACCGTCCAAGCCTTTGTCTGCTGACGCCAGATTTTCAGAGCTCGCAGAATCTGACTCGTCAGAGCTGCTAGAAGATGACGCCTCACCATTAGACTTTGAGCTAGAAGAACCGCCAAACATGGCTTTAAGGATACTCCATTTCCGTTTAGGTGCGGGTTGGGGCTCCAATGATTCCGCTTTCGCAGAAGTATTGCTACTGGAGAAAGCGGACGTTTTCTCCGCTGGAGCCGGAGGAACAACACGATCGAATGATACGAAGAAGTTCGATGGCGACAACTGATTGTCACATCTGATAATGATAATCCTCCGGCCTGGTGCCGGCGTGCATGGTGCAGAAGAAAGCGGTGTGGTGAGTTCTTCATCGGCTTTGGCCTGGAAAGCAAGGTAGTATTTCCAAGTGCGCTGAAGCCGGTCCCATAGCGTCTCGTATATCGCAGTGTCAAGAGATGTGGGCTCATCGCTAAACCTCCCCAGTCTCCAACACAACAGACGATGAAAGTAGGCGCGGACCATTGGACTCCAATGACTGAAGTAATGGTAGAAAATGGACTCTTCTAGGAGAAATTTCAAGCACAGATCggctttcctttcctctgaAGCAGTCCATGTGGTCCAGATAGCAAAGAGAAACGAGAACACCCGAACTTCAGTGAGAGAATTGTGACTTTGCATCATTTGACGACAGACTTTCAGCCAGAAATTCCAGTCGAACAAGTCATTCTCAACGGAATGAGAATATCGTATGATAATGGGAAtaacctcctccacaaaaTCACACAGCAGGAAACAAGCATTATGGTCGAACAGCGATGTCCTCTCCGCAGCTGCTCTCATGATGGTACAAAATGATTCAGCATACAGCAACCTTGCACGGTTCGGCTCAAGCGAAGATTCCGAGAGAAAATCCCGAAGCAGAATAATCAAGCGATTTTCAGCCATCAAACGATGACTATTCGCTGCCCCTAAGGGAAGAGCCGAGACAGCCGCATCGGTCCCTTCTATAAAATCATCAAATGTGACCGCGGCAGCCGTGTGATTGGTTTCCTGCATTTGCGGAACCGATTGCTTGTAAAGGGTGTCCTCAAGAACAACCAGGAGCTGCGAGTGAATCGGCAGCAAGCCTGGTGCTAGGATCCGCTTCTGCTTGTCAAGATCTGGCGGCAGAGCATCGGCGTACAGTACATGAATGTACTTGACAAAAACGAAAAAGAGATCGGTATCCCGGCCACTCCATCGCGAAACCCACGGGCTCTGCCAAGGAATCTGAACAGTACTCAAAGGTACATCAGGCTTCTGACGAAGGTATCGCACCAGAGCCGTATGGGCGTGAAAAGCAAGCGTCCGTAAGGCTGCCGGGAAGTTTAGGGCAAGGTCCTGTGTTAGCGCTTTCGTGCCGCTACCTTTGTCGAGATTTGACTGGGAAAGTACGCGCCGGAAGATGCTGGGAGGTGTATTCCATAGCCGCACAAGGATGTCGGCGACGCcaggacagaagaagaatgcatACGCACAGGCCTTGCCACAGAATGCAACTAAGCTGGCGGGCGCATGTCGCATAGACATTCTTTCAACCACAAATGACATCTGAGACAACAAATTTTGCGTAAAGATATTCCTTATGTTGTGATGAATAGACTCAAGGAGGAAATCGGAGCCTGACGAGCCATCCGAACTCTCCGATATAGAAGTTGACGCGTGCTTGAGAGGCTTTGGGAAGTTGCTGCTCgacggtggaagagggaaaggaaccCTCCATTCGGGTCGAGTCATAATGCCGACAATCGCTTCCAAGTATACTGGCCTATCCGTTCCGGATATGGATTGATTATTCTTGCCGTTGAGCATCTCTAACAGCCCTGTCCACCACTTGTTGAGTATGTTAACCCGGCGATCTAGGTCTTCGGGCCTCAGATGTTTACAGGATTGATGTGAAGGGCTTCGGTTCAAGAACGGCAACAGCGCGGACCGGATGACGTTGGCTTTCAAAGCGCTGGACTTAGCCTGAAACCTATATGAAGACTGAGTCAACCAATGTACGCATATATGCAAGTTCCTTGAGGACTCACTTCTGGAAGTCAGCCTCGAGGCCCCGGAAAACACCCCAGAGCTCATCCTTTTTCCGCGGCACGTCCACTGTTCCGGCGGAATTCGTAGTTGCCGGTGCTTTAGGCACCGGAGGTAGGACCGGCGTTGAGACGTTTAGGGTTGCGGTGAGTTTTTCTAGTGAATTCTTGGCCACTAGTGATTGAGGTGAAGAACTACTAGGAGTACTAGGACTATCTGCTCGACTTTGCGTCACAACCGCGACCATCGGACGTCGCGGTCGTTTCTGTAGGATTGTCCGCCTGCGGGCGGGAGCAGTAGGCTCAGTTTCTGCACTCCCAGAATCTGCTTGGCCGTTCGCCTTGGGTGACGTTGTCGGGGGATTTAGGGTTTGTTCCTCTGTACGTAGAGAACGGAGCCGGGAGCTTTTCCCGGAAGGCGGGGAGCTTGACATCCAGGGTTTTCGAGCCAAACTGACCAGCCTGCCGGACATAGAGCGGGCTTTGGAGGGGCGAGCAACGGGCGACGGTGCCCTCGTTTCCGGAACCTGGGCAGGAGGAGCTGAGGTTTCTGGGCCAGCAGGATCCGACACATCCTCTGTCGATACGGTAAAGCGAGAAACAGCGATAGTTGGTTTGTTCTTAGACCGAAGCGAGGTCCGTCGTAAGATGTCTTTGCCAGCAGCCACATCCTCCTTTGACGGCGACTCCGTCTGAACAG
This genomic window contains:
- a CDS encoding DUF1765 domain-containing protein (COG:S;~EggNog:ENOG410PITE;~InterPro:IPR013887;~PFAM:PF08578) — protein: MSSSSPELATPHLDDDHVHLTHAASYNHLPDLAATEAGRPGLRRTFSDLNHPVQTESPSKEDVAAGKDILRRTSLRSKNKPTIAVSRFTVSTEDVSDPAGPETSAPPAQVPETRAPSPVARPSKARSMSGRLVSLARKPWMSSSPPSGKSSRLRSLRTEEQTLNPPTTSPKANGQADSGSAETEPTAPARRRTILQKRPRRPMVAVVTQSRADSPSTPSSSSPQSLVAKNSLEKLTATLNVSTPVLPPVPKAPATTNSAGTVDVPRKKDELWGVFRGLEADFQKFQAKSSALKANVIRSALLPFLNRSPSHQSCKHLRPEDLDRRVNILNKWWTGLLEMLNGKNNQSISGTDRPVYLEAIVGIMTRPEWRVPFPLPPSSSNFPKPLKHASTSISESSDGSSGSDFLLESIHHNIRNIFTQNLLSQMSFVVERMSMRHAPASLVAFCGKACAYAFFFCPGVADILVRLWNTPPSIFRRVLSQSNLDKGSGTKALTQDLALNFPAALRTLAFHAHTALVRYLRQKPDVPLSTVQIPWQSPWVSRWSGRDTDLFFVFVKYIHVLYADALPPDLDKQKRILAPGLLPIHSQLLVVLEDTLYKQSVPQMQETNHTAAAVTFDDFIEGTDAAVSALPLGAANSHRLMAENRLIILLRDFLSESSLEPNRARLLYAESFCTIMRAAAERTSLFDHNACFLLCDFVEEVIPIIIRYSHSVENDLFDWNFWLKVCRQMMQSHNSLTEVRVFSFLFAIWTTWTASEERKADLCLKFLLEESIFYHYFSHWSPMVRAYFHRLLCWRLGRFSDEPTSLDTAIYETLWDRLQRTWKYYLAFQAKADEELTTPLSSAPCTPAPGRRIIIIRCDNQLSPSNFFVSFDRVVPPAPAEKTSAFSSSNTSAKAESLEPQPAPKRKWSILKAMFGGSSSSKSNGEASSSSSSDESDSASSENLASADKGLDGQWQPQNQSGELSRPKTAHQPYSFKFSLEWMDRPQWPSKNKRLYTPCLPVGSQLHLQLRKSLNKRDDCETLSEYVSAAEGEDDDESYDPQGAPESDEQDARTDDSTESEKQSNDLDISLAMNDKLAASKYAGRALAEWAQIVSECDSFFARRRDEGVPCDRMVETPTLGVESFRNPDLR